In Topomyia yanbarensis strain Yona2022 chromosome 2, ASM3024719v1, whole genome shotgun sequence, one DNA window encodes the following:
- the LOC131684710 gene encoding N-glycosylase/DNA lyase, whose translation MAATQWYKVPCLSKNLQLKTTLTGGQSFRWKQNDCTEDEFIGVFANIVWILKQTPTDLMYQIVGELPYPNVHNRDVSAVADSPKISKSSPRKHNLAHIRMKIDEPERYSSDGCLLYPLIYYEQLLSIYFRLNVDLDQCYQQWIKSHTHFEKSAGQFYAVRQLNQDPVENLFSFICSQNNNISRISGLVEKICSNYGEKICEYQGTTYYNFPSVESLAPPHVEADLRQLSFGYRAKYIQKSAEGILAKGDLEWFCKLQRLAYKDARKELLTLTGIGPKVADCICLMSLDHLQAVPVDTHVFKIAQNYLPYLVTGKNLTDKMYIEIGDKFREIYGPMAGWAQTVLFCADLKQFKENITTGNDAVQVTADEFKSRKPAKKLKR comes from the exons ATGGCTGCCACGCAGTGGTATAAAGTTCCGTGTTTATCAAAAAATCTTCAACTGAAGACTACTCTCACTGGTGGTCAAAGTTTCCG CTGGAAACAAAACGACTGCACCGAGGATGAATTCATCGGTGTATTTGCCAATATCGTGTGGATTCTGAAGCAAACCCCAACGGATCTAATGTATCAGATAGTCGGCGAACTTCCCTATCCCAACGTACACAATCGGGACGTGAGCGCAGTAGCAGACAGTCCCAAAATCTCGAAGTCCTCACCTAGAAAACACAATCTGGCACACATTCGAATGAAAATAGATGAACCAGAGCGGTACTCATCGGATGGTTGTTTGCTGTATCCGCTTATCTACTACGAACAGTTGCTTAGTATTTACTTCCGGTTGAATGTAGATTTAGATCAGTGCTATCAGCAGTGGATCAAAAGTCACACTCACTTCGAGAAAAGTGCTGGTCAGTTCTATGCGGTACGTCAGCTGAATCAGGACCCGGTCGAAAATTTGTTCTCttttatttgcagtcaaaataaTAACATTTCTAG AATCTCCGGTCTCGTCGAGAAAATTTGCAGCAACTACGGTGAAAAAATATGCGAATACCAAGGAACAACATACTATAACTTCCCGAGCGTCGAATCACTCGCCCCGCCACATGTTGAGGCTGATTTGCGCCAACTGAGCTTTGGCTATCGAGCCAAATACATTCAAAAATCGGCAGAAGGAATTCTCGCCAAAGGGGATCTCGAATGGTTTTGTAAGCTGCAAAGGCTCGCCTATAAGGATGCCCGTAAGGAACTGCTTACGCTGACGGGCATCGGACCGAAGGTAGCCGACTGTATTTGCCTAATGTCTCTAGACCACCTGCAGGCGGTCCCGGTCGATACACACGTATTTAAAATCGCTCAAAACTATCTGCCATACCTGGTCACAGGAAAGAACCTAACGGATAAGATGTACATCGAAATCGGCGATAAGTTTCGGGAGATTTATGGACCCATGGCAGGATGGGCACAGACCGTGCTTTTTTGCGCCGATCTGAAGCAGTTCAAAGAAAACATTACCACCGGAAATGATGCGGTTCAAGTGACGGCAGACGAATTTAAGAGTCGTAAACCGGCGAAGAAGTTGAAACGTTGA